A stretch of Gemmatimonas aurantiaca T-27 DNA encodes these proteins:
- a CDS encoding MBL fold metallo-hydrolase — MHIEFSGAAQEVTGSCHILRVGNRTVLLDCGMFQGKRSESRAKNMQLPLPVDEIDAIVLSHAHIDHAGRLPYLVAQGYKNNIWATSATRDLCAIMLADSAHIQEKDAEFLARHRDEIVEPMYRVEDATRTLERMIGMPYHKWFDVTDGVRAMYTDAGHILGSASVTLELREGDTFRRLVFSGDIGRSGLAIIRDPQPPTTGADVIICESTYGNRDHESVDGAREQLARVVRETAARGGRVIIPSFAVGRTQELVYDLHGLRREGKIPAIPIFIDSPLATDATSVFAMHPEVFDHSEDLVRRTRDLFDFPMVTFTRDVAESKRLNTLHGPMVVIAASGMAESGRILHHLRYGASDPRNTILIVGFQAEHTLGRRIVERRDVLRIFGEEVPLGAQVEVLLGYSAHADRGELHRWLQAVRAAGAADGRDHPHVCLVHGETEAQEAFAERLRSDGFRVDIPAPGNTVSL; from the coding sequence ATGCACATCGAATTCTCCGGCGCTGCCCAGGAAGTCACGGGCTCGTGCCATATCCTGCGGGTCGGCAATCGTACGGTCCTGCTCGATTGCGGGATGTTTCAGGGCAAGCGCAGCGAATCGCGCGCGAAGAACATGCAGTTGCCCCTGCCCGTCGACGAAATCGACGCCATCGTGCTGTCCCACGCCCATATCGACCACGCCGGCCGCCTGCCCTACCTGGTGGCGCAGGGGTACAAGAACAACATCTGGGCGACCTCTGCCACGCGCGATCTGTGCGCCATCATGCTGGCCGACTCGGCGCACATCCAGGAAAAGGACGCCGAATTCCTGGCCCGTCATCGCGATGAAATCGTCGAGCCGATGTATCGGGTGGAAGACGCCACGCGCACGCTCGAACGCATGATCGGCATGCCGTACCACAAGTGGTTCGACGTCACCGACGGCGTGCGCGCCATGTACACCGACGCCGGACACATCCTCGGCAGTGCCTCGGTCACCCTGGAGCTGCGCGAAGGGGATACGTTCCGCCGTCTCGTGTTCTCCGGCGACATCGGACGGAGTGGCCTGGCCATCATTCGCGATCCGCAGCCGCCCACCACCGGCGCGGATGTGATCATCTGCGAAAGCACGTACGGCAATCGTGATCACGAGTCGGTGGACGGCGCCCGCGAGCAGCTCGCGCGCGTCGTTCGCGAAACGGCGGCGCGGGGGGGACGCGTGATCATTCCTTCGTTTGCCGTGGGACGCACGCAGGAACTGGTGTACGACCTGCACGGACTGCGCCGGGAAGGGAAAATCCCTGCCATCCCGATCTTCATCGACTCCCCGCTGGCCACCGACGCGACATCGGTCTTTGCGATGCATCCCGAGGTGTTCGATCACAGCGAAGATTTGGTGCGTCGCACGAGGGATCTCTTCGACTTCCCCATGGTGACGTTCACGCGGGACGTGGCGGAGTCGAAACGCCTCAACACCCTGCACGGCCCGATGGTCGTGATTGCCGCCTCGGGCATGGCCGAATCGGGCCGCATCCTGCACCATCTGCGGTATGGCGCCAGTGACCCGCGCAATACGATCCTGATTGTCGGATTTCAGGCCGAGCACACGTTGGGACGGCGCATCGTGGAACGGCGGGACGTGCTGCGCATTTTTGGCGAGGAAGTGCCCCTTGGCGCTCAGGTGGAAGTGCTGTTGGGCTACAGCGCGCATGCGGATCGTGGGGAACTGCATCGTTGGTTGCAGGCCGTGCGCGCGGCGGGTGCCGCCGACGGGCGCGACCATCCGCATGTTTGCCTGGTGCACGGTGAAACCGAGGCGCAGGAGGCCTTTGCCGAACGATTGCGCAGTGATGGATTCCGCGTGGACATCCCGGCGCCCGGGAACACCGTGTCACTCTGA